Proteins encoded in a region of the Panthera uncia isolate 11264 chromosome B2 unlocalized genomic scaffold, Puncia_PCG_1.0 HiC_scaffold_24, whole genome shotgun sequence genome:
- the LOC125938451 gene encoding psoriasis susceptibility 1 candidate gene 2 protein homolog isoform X4: MMFNWKLLGILVLYLYAVGISGNGDHPSHPPTEAGEEDGSPTLPQGPPIPGDPWPGAPPLFEDPPPPGPSRPWRDLPESGVWPPEPPRTDPPQPPRPDDPWPAGPQPPENPWPPAPEVDHGSQEEPDLDPPREEYR; encoded by the exons ATGATGTTCAACTGGAAGCTACTGGGGATCCTGGTCCTTTACCTGTATGCCGTAG GCATCTCAGGCAACGGAGACCACCCCTCTCACCCACCCACAGAGGCTGGAGAAGAGGATGGGTCCCCAACATTGCCTCAGGGCCCCCCAATCCCTGGTGACCCTTGGCCAGGGGCACCCCCTCTCTTTGAGGACCCTCCACCTCCTGGCCCCAGTCGTCCCTGGAGAGACCTGCCTGAATCTGGAGTCTGGCCTCCTGAGCCCCCAAGAACCGATCCCCCTCAACCTCCCCGGCCTGATGATCCCTGGCCAGCAGGACCCCAGCCTCCAGAAAACCCCTGGCCACCTGCTCCTGAAGTGGACCATGGATCTCAAGAGGAGCCAGATCTTGACCCACCCCGGGAAGAATACAGATAG
- the CDSN gene encoding corneodesmosin produces MGSSRAPRMGCVGGQGMMALLLAGLLLPGTLAKSIGTFSDPCKDVRITSPNDPCLIGKSGSSSFSGHSGSSSSSSSISGSSGSSGSSGGGPSGSGVSSGGSSGSSVAQGGSSGSSLFKPGTGYSQISYSSGSSSSQSGSSSSQSGSSSSSSQLGSGSSQPGSGSALPISGDSSRLLISSSQSGEGSSSSVSQTSWISSSGGQRVNSNLRPCNSDVSDSPCSGGPIVSHSGSYISSSHSVSGGQRPVVVVVEQHGSGGPGLAQGSPCSSGGLPGKPCPPITSVDKSYGSYEVVGGSSDSYLVPGMTYSGGKIYPVGYFTKDNPVKGSPGVPSFAAGPPISEGKYFSSNPIIPSHSSSSSNIYPSGASSAIVFQPVGSGGVQPCGVGSKGPCSLSSSGLHSSSSVSSSSSFHPCGGVSQGPCSPPGTGSFSGSSSSQSSGKIILQPCGSKSSSSGHPCISVSSSTLSGGPDGSPQPDPSAGAKPCGSGSSGKIPCRSIRDILAQVKPLGPQIADPEVFLPQGEVLDSP; encoded by the exons ATGGGCTCCTCGCGGGCACCCCGGATGGGGTGTGTGGGAGGGCAAGGAATGATGGCATTGCTGCTGGCTGGTCTCCTCCTGCCAG GGACCTTGGCTAAGAGCATCGGGACCTTCTCAGACCCCTGCAAGGACGTGCGTATCACCTCCCCCAATGACCCCTGTCTCATTGGGAAGAGTGGTTCCAGTAGCTTCAGTGGCCACAGTGGCTCCAGCAGCTCCAGCAGTTCCATTTCCGGTTCCAGTGGCTCCAGTGGCAGCTCTGGTGGTGGCCCCAGTGGTTCTGGTGTCTCCAGTGGTGGCTCCAGCGGATCCAGTGTCGCCCAGGGTGGTTCTTCAGGATCTTCGTTATTTAAGCCAGGAACAGGGTATTCCCAGATCAGCTACTCCTCAGGATCCAGCTCCTCCCAGTCGGGAAGCAGCTCCTCCCAAtcaggaagcagcagcagctccTCCCAGTTGGGAAGCGGCAGTTCCCAGCCAGGGTCTGGCTCCGCTCTACCAATCAGTGGTGATTCTTCCCGCTTACTAATAAGCTCTTCCCAGTCTGGAGAAGGCTCAAGCTCATCTGTTTCCCAAACTTCCTGGATATCCAGCAGCGGTGGCCAAAGAGTCAACTCTAACTTACGCCCTTGTAATTCAGATGTCTCCGACTCTCCCTGCAGTGGGGGGCCCATCGTCTCACACTCAGGCTCCTACATCTCCAGCTCCCACTCCGTGTCAGGGGGTCAAAggccagtggtggtggtggtggagcaGCATGGCTCTGGTGGCCCTGGATTGGCTCAAGGTTCTCCCTGTAGCAGTGGTGGCCTTCCAGGCAAGCCCTGCCCCCCTATCACCTCTGTAGACAAATCCTATGGCAGCTATGAGGTGGTGGGTGGCTCCTCTGACAGTTATCTGGTCCCAGGCATGACGTACAGTGGGGGCAAAATCTACCCTGTGGGCTACTTCACCAAAGATAATCCTGTCAAAGGCTCTCCAGGGGTCCCCTCCTTTGCAGCTGGGCCCCCCATCTCTGAGGGCAAATACTTCTCCAGCAATCCCATCATCCCCAGCCACAGCTCTTCTAGTTCCAACATCTACCCATCAGGAGCTTCCTCGGCTATTGTGTTCCAGCCAGTGGGCTCTGGTGGGGTTCAGCCTTGTGGTGTTGGCTCTAAGgggccctgctccctctccaGTTCTGGACTCCACAGCAGTTCTAGCGTTTCCAGCAGTTCATCCTTCCATCCCTGTGGCGGTGTTTCACAGGGGCCCTGCTCCCCACCAGGCACTGGCTCCTTTAGTGGCAGCTCCAGCTCCCAATCCAGTGGCAAAATCATCCTTCAGCCCTGTGGGAGCAAGTCCAGCTCTTCTGGTCACCCTTgcatttctgtctcctcctcaacATTGAGTGGGGGGCCCGATGGTTCTCCCCAACCTGATCCTTCAGCTGGTGCCAAGCCCTGTGGCTCCGGCAGCTCTGGAAAGATCCCCTGCCGATCCATCCGGGACATCCTGGCCCAAGTGAAGCCTCTGGGACCCCAGATAGCTGACCCTGAAGTTTTCTTACCCCAAGGAGAGGTACTTGACAGTCCATAA